TTTGTGTTGTAGAACCTCAGATAATCGCCAATTTTGTGTCTCGCTTCTGACATGCTTCCATAGGCCTTCAGATAAACCTCCTCATATTTCAAACTTCTCCAC
The Desulforegula conservatrix Mb1Pa DNA segment above includes these coding regions:
- a CDS encoding integrase core domain-containing protein, which translates into the protein WRSLKYEEVYLKAYGSMSEARHKIGDYLRFYNTKRPHQSFKNNTPDKTYFEGLEIPIAA